In Pseudopipra pipra isolate bDixPip1 unplaced genomic scaffold, bDixPip1.hap1 HAP1_SCAFFOLD_113, whole genome shotgun sequence, the sequence TTGATGGAGATGATGAAGTGCCCCCAACCCCCTGAACTGGTCCTTACTGGGGCTCAGAGCCCCGTTACTGGTCCCACTGCCCCATTCCCCATTCCAATGACctatactggtctatactggtctatactggtctatactggtctatactggttTGTACTGGTTTCTGACCTTGATGGAGATGCTGAAGTGCCCCCAACCCCCTGAACTGGTCCTTActggggctcagagccccattccCCATTCCAGTCACCCGGACTGGTCTATACTGACCcatactggtctatactggtctgtactggtttatactggtctatactggttTGTACTGGTTCCTGACCTTGATGGAGATGATGAAGTGCCCCCAACCCCCTGAACTGGTCCTTACTGGTCCCACCACCCCATTCCCCATTTTACTGGTCCATACCTGTCTATACTGACCCATACTGATCcatactggtctatactggtctatactggtctgtactggtctgacCTTGATGGAGATGCTGAAGTGCCCCCAACCCCCTGAACTGGTCCTTACTGGTTCTCAGAGCCCCATTCCCCATTCCAGTGACCCGGACTGGTCCATACCAGTCCATATTGGTctatactggtctatactggtccatactggtctatactggtctatactggtttatactggtttcTGACCTTGATGGAGATGCTGAAGTGCCCCCAACCCCCTGAACTGGTCCTTACTggtgctcagagccccattccCCATTCCACTAACCCATACTGGTCTATACTGACccatactggtccatactgcCCCAAACTGGTctatactggtttatactggtttatactggtctatactggtctGACCTTGATGGAGATGCTGAAGTGCCCCCAACCCCCTTAACTGGTCCTTACTGGGGCTCAGAGCCCCGTTACTGGTCCCACTGCCCCATTCCCCATTCCAGTGACGtatactggtctatactggtctgtactggtccatactggtctatactggttTGTACTGGTTTCTGACCTTGATGGAGATGATGAAGTGCCCCCAACCCCCTGAACTGGTCCTTACTGGTCCCTCTGCCCCATTCCCCATTCCAGTGACCTATACTGCCCCAaactggtctatactggtccatactggtccaaactggtctgtactggtctatactggttCATACTGGTTCCTGACCTTGATGGAGATGATGAAGTGCCCCCCGCAGCGCAGGAAGTGATGGGCGTTCAGGGCCACGATCCGGGTCTGGTCGGGCTGGGCCACGTCGGCGAAGATCACGTCCACCATCCCTGGGGGGGAATTTTGGGGTCAGTTCGGGGGGTTTTGGGACATTTCGGGGGGTTTGGGGCGTTTCGGGGggttttgggtcattttggggtgtttggggtcattttgggtcgttttgggtcattttggggtgttttggaagatttgggtcattttggggtgttttggggtcaTTTCGGGgtgttttgggtcattttggggtgttttgggtcattttgggtcattttggggtgttttgggggatttgggtaattttgggggatttgggtaattttggggtttttggggtcattttggggtgttttgggtcattttggggtattttgggggatttgggtaattttgggggatttggggtcattttggggtgttttgggtcgttttggggtgttttggggtcattttgggggattttggtaattttggggtttttggggtcattttgggtcgttttgggtcattttggggtgttttgggtaattttggggtatttggggtcattttggggtgttttgggtcgttttggggtattttggggtgttttgggtcattttggggtattttgggggatttggggtgttttgggggatttggggtcattttggggtgttttgggggatttgggaaattttggggtatttggggtcattttgggtcattttggggtgttttgggtcattttggagtattttgggggatttgggaaattttggggtatttggggattattttggggtattttgggggatttgggaaattttggggtttttggggtcattttgggtcgttttgggtcattttggggtgttttgggtcattttagggtgttttgggtcattttgggtcattttggggtatttgggtaattttgggggatttgggtaatttttgggtgttttgggtcattttgggtcgttttgggtcattttggggtattttgggggatttgggtaATTTTGGGGTTcttggggtcattttggggtgttttgggtcattttggggtgttttgggacattttgggtcattttggggtattttgggggatttgggaaattttggggtatttgggggttattttggggtattttgggggatttgggaaattttggggtttttggggtcattttgggtcgttttgggtcattttggggtgttttgggtcattttggagtattttgggggatttgggtaattttgggggatttggggtaattttgggggatttggggtcattttggggtattttgggtcattttggggtgttttgggtaattttgggtcattttggggtattttgggggatttgggtaattttggggtgttttgggtcattttggggtattttgggggattttggtaattttgggggattttggggtgttttgggtcattttggggtgttttgcagggtttgggtcattttggggtatttggggtttatttggggttattttggggtattttggggtatttggggtatttggggtttattttgggggctttggggtgtttttaggtgttttggggtattttgagaggtttggggtgttttggggtattttggggtattttgggtcattttggggtattttgggtcagtttggggtattttgggtcagtttggggtattttattttggggcgtttttgggtcattttggggtcATTTCAGGTTATTTTGGGGTCATTTTTtcgggtgatttttggggtatttGGGGGTGATTTTTGAGGTAATTTCGGGCGATTTTGGGTCCGTTGGACTGACCAATGAGCATCCTGTCCCTGTGGGGGTGCCGGGGGGCTCTAGGGGGTTATTTTGGGGTCATTTCAAGTAATTTTGGGGtcatttctgtgttattttttaaGGTGATTTTCGGGTGATTTTtagggggattttggggtgatttttggggtaatTTCGGGCGATTTTGGGTCCGTGGGACTGATCAATGAGCATCCTGTACTTCTGGGGGTGCCGGGGCTCTGGGGGGTTAttttggggcatttttgggtcattttggggtcattttggggtcattttggggttatttttccgggtgatttttggggtatttgggggtgatttttggggtgatttcgGGCGATTTTGGGTCCGTGGGACTGACCAATGAGCATCCTGTACttgtgggggtgtgggggttCTGGGGGGTTATTTTGGGGCGTTTTTGGGtcatttctttgttattttttcaggtGATTTTCGGGTGACTTTTGGGCGAtttgggggtgatttttggggtgatttcgGGCGATTTTGGGTCCGCGGGACTGACCAATGAGCATCCTGTACTTGTGGGGGTGCCGGGGCTCCGGGGGGTTAttttggggcatttttgggtcattttggggtcatttctctgttattttttcaggtgatttttgggtgatttttggggtatttgggggtgatttttggggtaatTTCAGGCGATTTTGGGTCCGTTGGACTGACCAATGAGCATCCTGTACTTGTGTGGGTGCCGGGGCTCTGGGGGTTtattttgggtcatttttgggtcattttggggtcattttttcaggtgatttttgggtgatttttgggcGAttctggggtgatttttggggtaatTTCGGGCGATTTTGGGTCCGTGGGACTGACCAATGAGCATCCTGTACTTGTGGGGGTGCCGGGCGTCCTCGATGACGGGAACCACGTTGGTCCTTTTCTTGGCCACGTTGAGCAGGTCCCGCCCCGAGCGGTGCGAGAACTCCACCGCGTAGACCACGCCCTCCTGGGGGGGACACGCCCACTCAGGACACGCCCACTTGGGTCTGACACACCCCCTTGGGTCAGACACGCCCACCCAGGTCAGGCACGCCCACCCACTGACCACGCCCTCCTGCGGGGGGACACGCCCACTCAGGACACGCCCACCTGGGCCAGGCACGCCCACCCACAGACCACGCCCTCCTGGGGGGACACGCCCACTCAGGACACGCCCACTTGGGTCAGACACACCCACCCGGGTCAGACACGCCCACTCTTGTCAGACACGCCCACCCACATAGACCACGCCCTCCTAAAGGGGGACACGCCCACTCAGGTCAGACACGCCCACTCTTGTCAGACACGCCCACCCACAGACCACGCCCTCCTAAAGGGACACGCCCACCCGGGTCAGACATGCCCACTTAGGTGAGACACACCCACCTGGGTCAGACACGCCCACCCACAGACCACGCCCTCCTAGAAGGGAACACGCCCACTCAGGTCAGACACACCCACTCTTGTCAGACACGCCCACCACAGGCCACGCCCTCCTAAAGGACACACCCACTCAGATCAGGCACACCCACTCTTGTCAGACACGCCTACTCTTGTCAGACACGCCCACCCACATAGACCACGCCCTCCTAAAGGGGGACACGCCCACTCAGGTCAGACACGCCCACACAAGTGACTCACCTGGGACAGGTAACCCCCTTCCCAGGTGAGCCCAGGTGTGTCCAacctgtcccaggtgtgtcccaggtgtgcccaggtgtgtcccagctatccccaggtgtccccaaatacccccagctgcccccaggtgtgcccaggtgtgtcccaggtgtccccaggtgccccaggtgtgtcccaggtgcccccagctgcccccaggtgtgcccccaggtgcccctcACCTGCCCCACGATGTCGGAGACGTGGCTGACGGTGGTGCCCGAGGCGGCGCCCAGGTGtgccccaggtgtgtcccaggtgtccccagctgcccccagctgcccccaggtgtgcccaggtgtgtcccaggtgtccccaggtgtccccaggtgtgcccaggtgccccagctgtccccaggtgtgtcccaactgcccccaggtgtgcccaggtgtgcccaggtgtgcccaggtgtgtcccaggtgtgcccagctgcccccaggtgtccccaggtgtgtcccagcggcccccagttgcccccaggtgcccccagctgcccccaggtgTGCTCACCTGCCCCACGATGTCGGAGATGTGACTGACGGTGGTGCCCGAGGCGGcgcccaggtgtgtcccaactgcccccaggtgtgtcccaactgcccccaggtgtgtcccaactgcccccaggtgtccccaggtgtgcccaggtgtccccaggtgtgcccagctgcccccaggtgtgtcccaggtgtgcccaggtgtccccaggtgtgcccaggtgtgcccccagctgcccccaggtgtccccagctgcccccaggtgtgcccaggtgtgtcccaggtgtgcccaggtgtatCTCAACTGTACCCAGGTGTGCCCAGAtgcccccaggtgtccccaggtgtgcccaggtgtcccaactgtccccaggtgtcccaggtaTGCCCAGGTGTCCCTAGGTgctcccaggtgtccccaggtgtgccccaggtgtgcccaggtgcccTCACCTGCCCCACGATGTCGGAGACGTGGCTGACGGTGGTGCCCGAGGCGGcgcccaggtgtgcccaggtgtgcccaggtgtgtcccagctgcccccagctgcccccaggtgtgcccaggtgtgcccaggtgtatCCCCAGGTGTGCTCACCTGGCCCACGATGTCGGAGACGTGGCTGACGGTGGTGCCCGAGGCGGCGCCCAGGTAGAGCACCTTGGCCCCGGGCCGGATGTGGATGCGGTCGATGCCCCCCAAGATGGCGGCCGCCAGCTTGGACCAGAAGGGGTTCCACGCCCGGTACTCGATGGAGGTGTCGCCCTCCTGgaaccagtatggaccagtaaggaccagtacagaccagtacggaccagtatggaccagtacaaaccagtacggaccagtacagaccaacacggaccagtatggaccagtaaGGGCCAGTATGGACCAGTAAGGGCCAGTACGGACCGGAATGGACTGGTAaggaccagtacggaccagtatgGAGCAATATGGACCAGTATGGACTGGTAaggaccagtacggaccagtatggaccagtacaaaccagtacggaccagtacggaccagtatggaccagtacagaccagtatgGACTGGTTaggaccagtacggaccagtatggaccagtacagaccagtaagGACCAGTAACGgccagtacggaccagtatagaccagtacggaccagtacgGAGCAGTACGGACCAGTAaggaccagtatggaccagtacggaccagtacaaaccagtacggaccagtaaggaccagtacggaccagcatggaccagtacggaccagtatgGACTGGTAaggaccagtacggaccagtatggaccagtacggaccagtacggaccagtacggaccagtacggaccagtacggaccagtaagggccagtacaaaccagtacggaccagtaaggaccagtacggaccagtacggaccagtatggaccagtacagaccagcaTGGACCAGTATGGACGAGTAAGGACCAGTAAGGgccagtacggaccagtatgGACTGGTAaggaccagtacggaccagtatggaccagtacaaaccagtacggaccagtacggaccagtacggaccagtatggaccagtacggaccagtatggaccagtacaaaccagtacggaccagtacagaccagtaaggaccagtaaggaccagtacggaccagtacgGACCATAATACACCAATAGAaaccagtccctcccaatcccctcccagtccctcccagtccctcccagtcccctcccagtccctcccagtccctcccagtcccctcccagtccctcccaatcccctcccaatcccctcccagtccctcccagtccctcccagtcccctcccagtccctcccagtatcatcccagtccctcccagtccctcccaatcccctcccagtccctcccaatcccctcccagtccctcccagtccctcccaatcccctcccagtccctcccagtcccctcccagtccctcccagtccctcccagtccctcccagtgctcccagtaccTCCACACTGATCCGTTTCTCCCCGTACACCGACTCCCCCGGGACGAGGTTCCGGGTCACCAGCGCGTCCTcccggccccggcagatgaacaCACCTGGGGGACAcgcccagttcagcccagtccatcccagtccatcccagttcctcccagcccatcccaacccatcccagttcttcccagtccctcccagtccctcccagcccatcccagtccctcccagttcatcccagtccctcccagaccctcccagttcatcccagtccatcccagtccctcccagttcctcccagttcatcccagttaaccccagtccctcccagcccatcccagtccctcccagttcatcccagttcatcccagtccctcccagttcatcccagtccatcccagttcatcccagtccctcccagtgctcccagtcacccccaatcccctcccagtccctcccaccTGCACACCTGGGGGGACACGCCCATTGCACACCTGGgaccctcccagtccctcccagttcctcccagtccctcctcatggcactgacctcataaagaccagatatgtcataatggtgcaggcatcaacatcacactgacctcataaaccccagacatgtcataatggtgcaggcctcaacatcacactcacctcataaagcccagacatgtcataatggtgcaggcctcatcatcacaatgacctcataaagcccagacatgtcataatggtgcaggcctcatcgtcacagtcacctgataaagcccagacaactcatatttgtgcaggtctcatcatcacactgacctcaaaaagcccgacatgtcataatggtgcaggcctcctcatggcactgacctcataaagtccagatatgtcataatggtgcaggtctcatcatcacactgacctcataaacccagacatgtcataatggtgcaggcctcctcatggcactgacctcataaagcccagacatgtcataatggtgtaggcctcatcatcacagtcacctcataaagcccagaaaactcatatttgtgcaggtctcatcatcacagtgacctcaaaaagcccagacacgtcataatggtgcaggcctcatcatcccactgacctcataaagaccagacatgtcataattgttcaggcctccacttggcactgacctcataaagtccagatatgtccaaatggtgcaggtctcatcatcacactgacctcataaacccagacatgtcataatggtgcaggcctcttcatgacactgacctcataaagtccagacatgtcataagggtgcaggcctcatcaccacgctgacgtcataaagcccagacctgtcataatggtgcaggcctcctcatggcactgacctcataaagcccagacatgtcataatggcccaggcctcctcatggcactgacctcataaaccccagacatgtcataatggtgcaggtctcatcatcacactgacctcaaaaagcccggacatgtcataatggtgcaggcctcatcatcacactgacctcataacgcccagacatgtcataatggtgcaggcctcatcatcacactgacctcataaagcccagacatgtcataatggtgcaggcctcctcatggcactgacctcataaagcccagacatatcataattctgctggcctcatcatcacactggcctcataaacccagacatgtcataatggtacaggcctcctcatggcactgacctcataaagcccagacatgtcataatggtgtaggcctcatcatcacagtcacctcataaagcccagaaaactcatatttgtgcaggtctcatcatcacagtgacctcaaaaagcccagacacgtcataatggtgcaggtctcatcatggcactgacctcgtaaagtccagacatgtcataatggtgcaggcctcctcatggcactgacctcataaagcccagacatatcataattctgctggcctcatcatcacactgacctcataaagcccaggcatgtcataatggtgcaggcctcctcagggcacagacctcataaagcccagacatgtcataatggagcaggcctcatcatcacagtcacctcataaagcccagacaagtcataatgatgcaagccccatcatcacactgacctcataacgctcagacacgtcataatggtgcaggcctcctcatcacactgacctcataaagcccagtcacctcaaaatggtgaaggcctcctcatggcactgacctcataaagcccagacatgtcataatggtgcaggcctcatcatcacactgaccacaaaaagcccagacatgtcataatggcccaggtctcgtcatggcactgacctcataaagccctgacacttcataatggtgcagacctcatcatgacactgacttcataaagcctagacatgtcataatgctgcaggccgcatcatcacagtgacctcataaagcccagacatgtcataatggtgcaggcctcctcatggcactgacctcataaagcccagacataacataattgtgctggcctcatcatcacactgacctcataaagcccggacatgtcataatggtgcaggcctcctcatggcacagacctcataaagcccagacacgtcataatggggcagtcctcatcatcacagtcacctcataaagcgcagacatgtcataatgatgcaagtctcatcatcacactgacctcattacgcccagacacgtcataatggtgcaggcctcctcatcacactgacctcataaagcccagtcacctcataatggtgaaggcctcctcatggcactgacctcataaagcccagacatgtcataatggtgcaggcctcaacatcacactgacctcataaagcccagacatgtcataatggtgcaggcctcatcgtcacagtcacctgataaagcccagacaactcatatttgtgcaggtctcatcatcacactgacctcaaaaagcccgacatgtcataatggtgcatgtctcatcatggcactgacctcataaagtccagacatgtcataagggtgcaggcctcatcaccacattgacgtcataaagcccagacatgtcataatggtgcaggcctcctcatggcactgacctcataaagcccagacttgtcataatggcccaggactcctcatggcactgacctcataaaccccagacatgtcataatggtgcaagcctcgtcatggcactgacctcataaagccctgacatgtcataatggtgcaggtctctgttgcggacgacgggaaagtatcacacgatcacagtattgatcatgactaatccaactttattgctgtaagctccatgcttataaaggttaataattaggttcattaatattccaaatacaagctcatcattggctcctaattacctaagttatatttgcgcaaatgctgcctctttctcatggctatagttactttatttactatttgctactttctctacctttcccatcttgttgctctaatttttctatcacgtatgcattttcttaaacaatacagcttcacagcagacaatgcagccttgcagtctcttaaacaaagcagtttcacacacacactgatcagtgaccttctaatagttttcttgctttagcgtgagaccagcggtatagaatctttaatgtgtcctctctctaccaaccaggtttctgcaatatcttccacaggtctcatcatcacactggcctcataaagcccagacatgtcataatggtgcaggcctcatcatcacactgacctcataacgcccagacatgtcataatggtgcaggcctcatcatcacagtgacctgataatgcccagatatgtcataatggttcaggccttttcatggcactgacctcataaagcccagacatgtcataatactgcaggcctcatcatcacagtgacctcatgaagcccagacatgtcataatggtgcagacctcatcatcacactggcctcataaaacccaggcatgtcataattgtgcaggcctactcatggcacagacctcataaagcccagacatgtcataatggggcagtcctcatcatcacagtcacctcataaagcccagacatgtcataatgatgcaagcctcatcatcacactgacctcataacgcccagacacgtcataatggtgcaggcctccacatcaccctgacctcataaagccccgTCAcctcacaatggtgcaggcctcctcatcacactgacctcataaagcccagacatgtcataagggtgcaggcctcatcatcacagtcacctgatgaagcccagacaactcatatttgtgcaggtctcatcatcccactgacctcaaaaagcgcagacatgtcataatggtgcatgtctcatcatggcactgacctcgtaaagtccagatatgtcataatggtgcaggtctcatcatcacactgacctcataaacccagacatgtcataatggtgcaggcctcctcatggcactgacctcataaagcccagacatgtcataatggtgtaggcctcatcatcacagtcacctcataaagcccagaaaactcatatttgtgcaggtctcaccatcacagtgacctcataaagcccagacatgtcataatggtgcaggtctcatcgtcacagtcacctgataaagcccagacaactcatatttgtgcaggtctcatcatcacactgacctcaaaaagcccagacatgtcataatggtgcaggtctcatcatggcactgacctcgtaaagtccagatatgtcataatggtgcaggtctcatcatcacactgacctcataaacccagacatgtcataatggtgcaggcctcctcatggcactgacctcataaagcccagacatgtcataatgttgcaggtctcctcatggcactgacctcataaagcccagacatgtcataatggcccaggcctcctcatggcactgacctcataaaccccagacatgccataatggtgcaagcctcgtcatggcactgacctcataaagccctgacacttcataatggtgcaggccccatcatcacactgacctcataacgcccagacatgtcataatggtgcaggcctcatcatcacactgacctcataaagcccagacatgtaataatggtgcaggcctcatcgtcatagtcacctgataaagcccagacaactcatatttttgcaggtctcatcatcacactgacctcaaaaagcccagacatgtcataatggtgcaggcctcctcatggcactgacctcataaagtccagacatgtcataatggtgcaggcctcatcaccacactgacgtcataaagcccaggcatgtcataatggtgtaggcctcatcctcacagtcacctcataaagcccagacaactcatatttgtgcaggtctcatca encodes:
- the LOC135407966 gene encoding rRNA 2'-O-methyltransferase fibrillarin-like; protein product: MGVSPQVCRNWDGLGWTGLNWACPPGVFICRGREDALVTRNLVPGESVYGEKRISVEEGDTSIEYRAWNPFWSKLAAAILGGIDRIHIRPGAKVLYLGAASGTTVSHVSDIVGQEGVVYAVEFSHRSGRDLLNVAKKRTNVVPVIEDARHPHKYRMLIGMVDVIFADVAQPDQTRIVALNAHHFLRCGGHFIISIKVRPV